A region from the Streptosporangium sp. NBC_01756 genome encodes:
- a CDS encoding alpha/beta fold hydrolase — protein MPSVELSSGSIDYQDTGGQGPVLVFGHGLPMNETQWRKVVPLLKGYRCVLPTLPLGGHRRPMKPDADLSQRGLALLLGEFIERLGVDDVTLVLNDWGGGQFLVSEGRAQRIARLVLVACEAFDNFPPGPARALTAVCGIPGGVRLLTWLMRVPAFRRNRNGYGGMSLRGIPDEILDDWFAPATRSRAIRRDFAKFATSAPDRETLLAWSERLRDFDRPVLVVWAAQDRMMPPEHGPRLAGLYPQGRLVEIADSATLVPEDQPERLAEALIGFLAETGAQPARHAG, from the coding sequence ATGCCCAGCGTCGAGCTGTCATCCGGGTCGATCGACTACCAGGACACCGGCGGCCAGGGCCCGGTCCTGGTGTTCGGCCATGGCCTGCCGATGAACGAGACCCAGTGGCGCAAGGTGGTGCCGCTGCTGAAGGGGTACCGCTGCGTTCTGCCCACGTTGCCCCTCGGCGGGCATCGCCGGCCGATGAAACCGGACGCCGACCTGTCGCAGCGGGGTTTGGCGTTGCTCCTGGGCGAGTTCATCGAGCGGCTCGGCGTGGACGACGTGACTCTGGTGCTCAACGACTGGGGCGGCGGCCAGTTCCTGGTGTCGGAAGGGCGGGCCCAGCGAATCGCGCGCCTGGTGCTGGTGGCTTGCGAGGCGTTCGACAACTTTCCCCCGGGACCGGCCAGGGCGTTGACCGCGGTGTGCGGGATACCCGGCGGCGTACGGCTCCTGACCTGGCTCATGCGTGTCCCCGCGTTCCGCCGCAACCGCAACGGGTACGGCGGGATGAGCCTGCGCGGCATCCCGGACGAGATCCTGGACGACTGGTTCGCGCCCGCGACCCGGAGCAGGGCCATCCGCAGGGACTTCGCCAAGTTCGCCACCTCGGCACCCGACCGCGAGACCCTGCTGGCCTGGAGCGAGCGGCTCCGCGACTTCGACCGCCCCGTGCTGGTGGTCTGGGCGGCCCAGGACAGGATGATGCCACCCGAGCACGGCCCGCGACTGGCCGGACTCTATCCACAGGGCAGGCTGGTCGAGATCGCCGACTCCGCCACCCTCGTCCCCGAGGACCAGCCCGAACGGCTCGCCGAAGCGCTCATCGGCTTCCTGGCCGAGACCGGAGCCCAACCGGCCCGGCACGCCGGATGA
- a CDS encoding anthrone oxygenase family protein, with amino-acid sequence MSSALLLGATLAAGLMAGLFAGFAYAVMPGLAGTGDATFVEAMNQINVTIVNPLFLLVFLGGPVLGLVALILERRRAVAVGFALSVVMLLVTMAANVPLNDALAAGKVTRSGFEGPWDAWNVVRAVASTGSLVAFSWALLARGSQTFRHR; translated from the coding sequence ATGAGCTCAGCACTCCTGCTCGGGGCCACCCTGGCCGCCGGCCTGATGGCCGGACTGTTCGCCGGGTTCGCCTACGCGGTGATGCCGGGGCTGGCCGGGACGGGTGACGCGACGTTCGTCGAGGCGATGAACCAGATCAACGTCACCATCGTGAATCCGCTGTTCTTGCTGGTGTTTCTGGGCGGGCCGGTGCTCGGCCTGGTGGCGCTCATCCTGGAGCGCCGCCGGGCGGTTGCGGTCGGGTTCGCACTGTCGGTGGTGATGCTGCTGGTCACCATGGCGGCGAACGTGCCGCTCAATGACGCCCTCGCCGCGGGCAAGGTGACACGGTCCGGGTTCGAGGGTCCCTGGGACGCCTGGAACGTGGTGCGGGCGGTGGCCAGCACCGGCTCGCTGGTGGCCTTCAGCTGGGCGCTGCTGGCCAGAGGCAGCCAGACCTTCCGGCATCGGTGA